In Oryza sativa Japonica Group chromosome 8, ASM3414082v1, the sequence GATAGTAAATGAGATCTCCGCCTATGGTGTTCTTCTAGTGTTTGAACAGGTGCACTCACGAGGAGACACGGTCGAGGAAGAAGATCTGGCATGGTCGAGCATTTGACAGGAGGCAAGACCTGATTGACATGTGCAGGTTATAAGAACACAACGTAAATCTAGAGAAAAACACGTAAAAGAGAACATCAAAGAACGGTGTAACTCTAGATAAAATGATGCAACTTAAGAACCTGTAATGCTAGTGCCGACTAAACGACTTAACTCAAACACAACGTAAATCAAATCTAGAGAAAACCACATAAAAGAGAAAATACGCAAATAATAACATGTAAAGCTGGTACCGGGGAAATTAATGTTAACTTCGTACGGGAGTACCTACGCGGTACCGATTCTAATTTTGGAGACAATTCTACCCTTTTTGCTCTAAtagtaaaattatatttttatccttaGTACTTAAGTACCTATACCAATAGTTAAATACCTTTTACATGATACCTATGATTGAGGAGTGTTGGATCTTATACCTTTTTTGGAATGCAAACACCGTAAAAAAGCCTATCAGATTTTGTTGAGGAAATTGCAGCAGTAAAGCCACTGCTGACCCTATCAGAACCAACTCTTCtctttcaaattttggcttgatCACTCTGTGAAGTAGCAGAGATGTCAATCTTGGACGATATGCTTGCTGCATGAATCTCTTATGTCTTAAATCTGGCAATTGGCTGCTGTTATTTTTGTGTGTTAACAATTTTGCTTCGATGTTCTCGATTCCGCGTTCAATCAACACCGGAGTACTGAACATAAATATCCACAATTTGAGACGATTGCATAAGAACTGCTTCAGTAGAAAATGATTGGAGGCTCTTTGTGCTCTTGTTTACAGTAGCTAGAGCCTATattctatttattttattaaatttagctTATTAATTATATCTAGGTTCCTGTTGTTTATCGACGAAAAGCCTGTGATGGTAGTGTTACCTATCTTGGTTCCTCTTGTTAACGCCATTGTGTTGCATGTTGTTTTTCCTCTTTCTTGTGCCTTTACTTTTCGGATTGAGCTTTCTCATTTTgtcttgaaagttgaaacaatACTTTAGACTTTGTTCTTCCACGGTAATGAAGATTTGGAGAAAGGGACCAGTTCGAAACTGCACTGAAAATTCCAATTCACCTATTTCTATTACGCTGGTTGCTTGACGAAATGAGAGCCAACGATAGAAGCAACATGAATGAAACATAATGTATCAAAAGTATTCTGCAAATTGAGATATATTGTTCTGAATTTTAGTAGTGTGATACCTATATGATTTTTGTGATCATGTTATATACATTTAGATCTTCTAGACTGAAACCATTCTAGGTGTTAGCCAGAGAAGGGAATGCATTAGGACAAAACAAAAGTTTAAGTGATAATCAATGCGGTCGTTGGCCAGCATTAGCTGAATATCATATGAGATCTATCAACAATGAACAAATGTCCTGCAAGAGGTCTCTTCTATTGGTGTcttcaatcattttttttttgtttatgtttCTGAATTTCATGCaactccaacaattccagaCCCTCTAAGGACTAGGATATCCACTTAAAACAAGAAAAGTATGTAGTGAATAACAGTCAGAGATATGGACGGTTTGGTTGGATTGTTGGAGAGGAAATTGAAGGAAAAGTTTTCTGGACAAAATAACTAAATGGTTGGAAAACTGAAAGCATGATGTAAACTGAACACAATTACTCATGTTGCCAATTAGGCAGCTCTCTAAAGAGCAAACCAATTGCCTCATGAGCTGTACATCCTATTCAAGCGGCAACTTGTAAATATAGAACATGTAAAATGAACTAAACATGGCTACTGTACGGAGCAATTAACGAAGATGAGCCCTTCAAACCGGCTAAAGTATGCGAAAGGAACTTGAGGTGTAGGGATGCAAGTAGTTCGACTTGTTGGTATGGATAAAAATCtaggagtaaatttcacaaaactacaggtattttgaccaaattatcacaaaactacagatttaaagagctgtatcacaaaactacacatttaacaccaaatttatcacaaaactacagattttaggtTAACTATcacaaaaatgcatatttaatattgaacttatcacaaaactacaacttttagagtttaaatccctagcactattgttatggtggagctataaacattattactttgtgattaaattgattctaaacctgtagttttattataatttagttactaaacgtgtagttttgtgacacttcatcttaaatgtgtagttttgtgataaatttggagctaaatgtgtagttttatgatacaactccttaaatctgtagttttgtgatagtttggtcatagtatctgtagttttgtgaaatttactcaaaatctAGATATGACAAAAGTTGTCTTGCTATACTTATCCTATGAGTGCGAAAACTTGCCACCCTAGCGAGGTGTGATTGATGTTAGTGTCAAACTTGAGGATGACATTCCTGTCGATGATGAAAGTTGCCCCTCCGACGAGGCCATAGGCGGTGCATATGTTGGCACGGGCATCTTGGATGGTAACACTGGTAGTGGTCCATTGGATTGGAGGACCGTCATGGCAGCTCTGATAGATGGACGCGCGTATCGGTCCGGATGCACACACCAGAGCCCAACGGCCATGACACACTCCATGCTGGTTGCGTCATAGTCATTGTTGAGCCGCTCGTCTGCAGCCTTGAGAACGACTCCCTGGCCATATAGGTCCCAGACCCATTCCACCAGTCGGAAGAGGCTATTGTTCTGGTTGTCCAGTAGGCTCATTGGTCTCCTCCCACATGCCACTTCCAATAAAACAACGCCAAAACTATAGACATCAGACTCAGCGCTTGCTTTACCTGTGATCACACATTCAGGATCAAGATAGCCTGGCGTCCCTGAGGGGTGGGTCATTGTTTGTACCCCAACGGCATGGTCAATAAGCCTTGCAAGACCGAAGTCGCCTAGCTTTGCATTGAAGGATTCATCCAGCATGACGTTGCTTGGCTTGATGTCACGGTGCACGACACATTGATCCCACTCCTCATGGAGGTAGAGTAGTGCAGAACCGAGTCCATGAACAATGTTGATCCTGTGGCAACATCCAAGCTAGCTGATCAGTTGAATTTCAAAGGTGTTGATTGCACATAATGGAAATTATGACAAATTAATGAGAGTTAATTAAAAACCTCATTGGCCATGTGAGGAAGGTGCCATTGCCGTGGAGATGGACGTCGAGGCTACGGTTGGGGACTAGCTCGTAGACGAGGAGCAGCTCGGTACGGCCATGGCACCAGCCGATGAGCTGCACAAGATTGCGGTGACGCAACCGGCTTATCACCTTGATCTCCGACTTATACTCCTTCCTCCCTTGCTTGGAGGAATCTTTGGCAAACCTCTTTATGGCAACCGCGAGGCCAAGCTCTCTCAGGTAGCCACGGTACACAGCCCCGAAGCCGCCTTGTCCAAGTTTCTCCTCCGTCGCGAAGCTCTTCGTAGCGTCGACGAGCTCGTGGTACGGGAACCGCCTTGGTCCCATCCCCATCTCAATCTCCACGAtgggctcgccgtcgtcgtcatcgtcactGCCGTGCCAGCCTCCATCCTCTGCCTCCCTCCTTTTCTTGCTCTGACGTCGTCGTACAAGGACTGCTACCATGGCGAAGAGGAGAATGACAAACATTACCGCACCAACTGTGGCTCCCGCTACAACTCCGCCACGTCTGGAATGCGACGTTATCGGGGTCAGggaaggcggtggtggtgacggtgacgacggcggcggcggagatgctACTTTTGCTGCCAGCTTCTGCTCGAACGACGAACTCGACTTGAAGTACCAAGAAGTCAGCTGATGCTGCTCATAGGCTG encodes:
- the LOC107281885 gene encoding L-type lectin-domain containing receptor kinase IX.1; amino-acid sequence: MAFFLTSYPSRLPVGHEGGENLGLTNQTVGNVSTGQNRFVAVEFDTFVNPFDPNTTNDHIGIDVNSVVSVTNESLPNFSLIGNMTATVDYNNNSRILSVKLWINGSTTPYTLSSMVDLKRALPENITVGFSASIGSAYEQHQLTSWYFKSSSSFEQKLAAKVASPPPPSSPSPPPPSLTPITSHSRRGGVVAGATVGAVMFVILLFAMVAVLVRRRQSKKRREAEDGGWHGSDDDDDGEPIVEIEMGMGPRRFPYHELVDATKSFATEEKLGQGGFGAVYRGYLRELGLAVAIKRFAKDSSKQGRKEYKSEIKVISRLRHRNLVQLIGWCHGRTELLLVYELVPNRSLDVHLHGNGTFLTWPMRINIVHGLGSALLYLHEEWDQCVVHRDIKPSNVMLDESFNAKLGDFGLARLIDHAVGVQTMTHPSGTPGYLDPECVITGKASAESDVYSFGVVLLEVACGRRPMSLLDNQNNSLFRLVEWVWDLYGQGVVLKAADERLNNDYDATSMECVMAVGLWCVHPDRYARPSIRAAMTVLQSNGPLPVLPSKMPVPTYAPPMASSEGQLSSSTGMSSSSLTLTSITPR